Within the Nocardioides humi genome, the region CTGCTGGCGGCGGGTGATCTGCTCGGGCTGTGGGTTTGCTCGGTGCGGGTCTTTGATTGACCGATGACGTGGTTGCGGTCCGCTGGGGTCACGGTGGTTGGTTGATCGCCGCTGTCCGGGGTCGGGTCGTTGGTGGTCGTCGGCCTGGGGTTGCGGTGGTCGCGGGGATCGCAGTGCTGAGAATCGGGTCTGGACACGCCTGCGTCCCCGCAACCGTCGGGTTGCGGGGTGCGGGGCGGGGTGGCTACTCGTCGGGTGGCGCTGGGTCGCCGGCGGGGTCGGTCGCGTGGTGGATGGGGTGGGTGCCTCGGTGGTCGACACGGAACGTGAAGCCGTTGGGGCTGGTCCAGATGTAGGAGCCGGGCATCACGATGTCGTAGGACCACGCGGAGTGGGTTTTCGCCCGGTGATGGCGTCTGCACAGGGCCACCTCGTTGCACGGACAGGTAGGCCCGCCCTCGCCGTAGGGTCGGGCGTGGTCGAGGTCGCAGCGGGTGGCTGGTCTGGTGCAGTGCGGGAACCGACACGCATGGTCGCGCAGAGCGACCTGGACGCGGTGGCGCTCGGGGATCTCGTAGGAGTCGATCGGCACGTGGTCGGCCAGATCGATCACCGGTCGCACGATCACGGTCGAGGCGGTGCCGAGCCACTTGCGGATCTGCTCGCTCGACACGGGGACCTGCTGGTCTTCCCATCTGCCGACGGGGTTGTGGCCGGTCAGGGTGGTGTCGGTGATGTGGACGTTCACGACGGCTTTGCGGCCCGGCGAACCCTCCAGATCGAGCGTGAGGTCCGCCCGGGCCAACTCCCCGAGCGCGACCGAGCGCCGCACATCGAGCGGAGCGTCGTTGCCGAGGTCCCCGAGCAGACGGGCGCGGCGGGCGATCGCAACCTCGAGGTCGTGTCCGTCAGCGGCGTCGAGCACGGCATCGAGGTGCACGATCCCGTTCGTGTTGCCGTGGGTGTCGGGGTCCCCGACCTCCACATACCGCTGGTCCGCAGCCGCCTCCCGCTCGGCTTCGGCGCGTTCGGGGTCGAACCGGAGAATCGCTTCGGCGATGAGCCGGTCCAACTGGGCCCACCCGACCCCGGAGGCGTGGACGAGCTGCCGGTCCACGAACCCGGCCGCGTCGGCGTTCAAGGCGTGGGTGAGGTCCGCGATCCGCTCGGCCCGCCACGGGGTGAGCCGACCCGTCATCACGGCGGCATAGACGGTCGGGAGCCGCCAGGCGCATTCGATGACCCGCCCCACATAGGCGCGTCCACCGTCCGGCGAGCGTCCGAGCACGGCGACGAGCTCCATGAGCGCGAACTCCGACACCAACGGCGCCCCGTCCCCGGCGATCGGGACCCCCGTATCGAGAAACCCGTCGGTGATCGTCGCCGCACCCTCCGGCCCGACGACGACGTGGTCGCTGGCCCAGGTGACGATGTCCTGCCACTCCTCGATCAGCAGGGTGTCACGGGCCTGGATCCGCGCACCGACCCGCGACAGCAGTGCTGCCGTCGTACGGGGCCGGGTTCCGAGATCCATGACACAGATTCTCCCACCCACCCCCGACACCACGAAACGAGCAGACCCCGCCTGTGGACAAGCGAAACCGCCCCATCGGACAGGCCGAGCAGACCGCACGGACCGGACAGACCGGAAGGCCTCAGGCCAGCGCCAGGAACAGCTTCTCCATCTTCTTGGCGTCCACGCTGTCGGGGCCGCCCTCCTCGAGGCACTTCTGCAGTCCGGAGGAGACCAGGGCGTAGCCGCCGCGACTGACGGCCTTGCTGACGGCGGCGAGTTGCAGCAGGGCGTCCTCGCACTCGGCGCCGTCCTCGAGCATCCGGATCACCGACACCAGGTGGCCGTTGGCCCGCTTGAGACGGGTGATGATCGCCTTGATCTCCTCAGGCTCCAGCTGCATCGTCCACTCCTGCATCGGCGGTGTCGTCCTCGGTCAGTGCGTCTATCATCCCCACCAGCCGGGCGCGCGCGTCGGCGGCCACGGCGCCGAGCTCCGCATCGGGCGCGATCGCGGCCAGGAACGCCGGGTCGAGCACCTCGACCCGGGTCCACCCCTCCCCTGCGTCGGCGACCACGACGTTGCACGGCAGCAGGGTCGCGACGCGCGGGTCGTGGCCCGGATGTCGGTCTCGGTCAGCACCCCGAAGCCTGCCTCGGCGAGCAGCGCCCGCACCCGCCCCACCGTCGCGTCGTACGCCGTCGGGACGGTCGTGCAGATCGTGAAGCCAGCGGGTACGTCGCTGTCGGTCATGGCATTCCTCCTCGGCCCCATATCCCCCTAGGGGGATCTGCTAGAGTTCGAGCATAACCCCCTGGGGGGATATGGGCGAACGGCAGCCGACCCCGAGAAGGAGCACCATGACCGAGCACAGCTCACCCCACGGCAAGCCCGTCCTCGACGAGCTCTCGCCGCTGCACCGCAACCTGCGCCGCGCCGTCCCCGACGTCTACACCGGCTTCGGCGAGCTCTCGAGGGCCGCGTTCGCCGACGGCGCCCTCCCCCGTGCCACCAAGGAGCTGATCGCGCTCGCGATCGGCGTCGCCGAGGGCTGCGACGG harbors:
- a CDS encoding HNH endonuclease signature motif containing protein, producing MDLGTRPRTTAALLSRVGARIQARDTLLIEEWQDIVTWASDHVVVGPEGAATITDGFLDTGVPIAGDGAPLVSEFALMELVAVLGRSPDGGRAYVGRVIECAWRLPTVYAAVMTGRLTPWRAERIADLTHALNADAAGFVDRQLVHASGVGWAQLDRLIAEAILRFDPERAEAEREAAADQRYVEVGDPDTHGNTNGIVHLDAVLDAADGHDLEVAIARRARLLGDLGNDAPLDVRRSVALGELARADLTLDLEGSPGRKAVVNVHITDTTLTGHNPVGRWEDQQVPVSSEQIRKWLGTASTVIVRPVIDLADHVPIDSYEIPERHRVQVALRDHACRFPHCTRPATRCDLDHARPYGEGGPTCPCNEVALCRRHHRAKTHSAWSYDIVMPGSYIWTSPNGFTFRVDHRGTHPIHHATDPAGDPAPPDE
- a CDS encoding carboxymuconolactone decarboxylase family protein, with the protein product MTEHSSPHGKPVLDELSPLHRNLRRAVPDVYTGFGELSRAAFADGALPRATKELIALAIGVAEGCDGCIASHAQAAARAGATRQEAAEAIGVAFLMHGGPATIHGARAYDAFCSFADAVVGSADPGA
- a CDS encoding metal-sensitive transcriptional regulator, translating into MQLEPEEIKAIITRLKRANGHLVSVIRMLEDGAECEDALLQLAAVSKAVSRGGYALVSSGLQKCLEEGGPDSVDAKKMEKLFLALA